Proteins co-encoded in one Alcanivorax sp. genomic window:
- a CDS encoding extracellular solute-binding protein, with protein MAKHGTIHTRMLRGLIMGLCLCTGLANAGINKSHAIAMHGEPLYPADFSHFSYTNPDAPKGGELKLQVVGSFDTLNPFVPKGRPAAGMTATDNSYLYDSLTVRGEDEPFTQYGLLAETIEWPDDRSWVRYHLREEAAFSDGEPVRADDVAWTFNTLISDGHPFYSFYYAEVKKVEVNDPLTVTFHFAEDTVNKELPLIIGQLPVLPSHIWADKDFAKAGMTLPVGSGPYSISKADPGKKIIYQRRKDYWAKDLPVMKGRSNFDTISFDYFLDEKAAMIAFKGGNYDWRNENNSKEWATAYNGPAFASGKLKKEVVEHHNPAGAQGFIFNIRKSLFQDRTLRKAIGYAFDFEWSNANLFYGQYKRTRSYFQNSDMAATGLPSEAELALLAPFREQLPDQVFKQEYQPPKSDGSGRPRENLRAAQQMLKQAGYQFRDGNLFTPDGSPVKFEITLASPAFERIVLPFTRNLKALGIDARVVTIDSAQYVERLRNFEFDMVVNTMGQSSSPGNEQKEYWSSEAADSPNSRNRIGIKNPVVDALVDRIIAAPDRDSLITACKALDRVLQWNYYSVLNWYTDTHRIAYQSRLRHPEFGKYVGPGTSLDTWWDSSAK; from the coding sequence ATGGCCAAACACGGCACCATTCACACCCGAATGCTGCGTGGGCTGATTATGGGTCTGTGCCTTTGCACCGGCCTGGCAAATGCCGGTATCAACAAGAGTCACGCCATTGCCATGCATGGCGAGCCGCTCTACCCCGCCGACTTTAGCCATTTCAGTTATACGAACCCTGATGCTCCCAAAGGAGGCGAACTGAAGCTGCAGGTAGTCGGCAGTTTCGACACGCTTAACCCTTTTGTGCCCAAAGGCCGTCCGGCGGCCGGCATGACCGCCACCGATAATTCCTATCTGTATGACTCACTCACCGTGCGGGGTGAAGACGAGCCCTTTACCCAGTACGGACTGCTGGCCGAAACCATTGAGTGGCCTGACGATCGCAGCTGGGTGCGTTATCACCTGCGTGAAGAGGCCGCCTTTTCAGATGGCGAACCAGTACGTGCGGATGATGTGGCCTGGACCTTCAATACCCTGATCAGCGATGGCCACCCCTTTTACAGTTTCTATTACGCCGAAGTGAAAAAGGTCGAGGTCAACGATCCGCTCACCGTGACCTTTCACTTTGCCGAGGACACCGTCAACAAGGAACTGCCCCTGATCATCGGCCAGCTGCCTGTCCTTCCCAGTCATATCTGGGCGGACAAGGATTTTGCCAAGGCCGGCATGACCCTGCCCGTGGGCTCTGGCCCCTACAGCATCAGCAAAGCCGATCCTGGCAAGAAGATCATTTATCAGCGCCGGAAGGATTACTGGGCCAAAGATCTGCCGGTAATGAAAGGTCGCAGCAACTTCGACACCATCAGTTTCGACTATTTCCTGGATGAAAAAGCCGCCATGATTGCGTTCAAGGGCGGGAATTATGACTGGCGTAACGAAAACAATTCCAAGGAATGGGCCACCGCCTATAACGGCCCGGCCTTCGCATCCGGAAAGCTCAAGAAGGAAGTGGTGGAGCACCATAACCCTGCAGGGGCCCAGGGCTTCATTTTCAACATCCGCAAGTCGCTGTTCCAGGACAGAACCCTGCGCAAGGCCATTGGCTACGCCTTTGATTTTGAATGGTCTAACGCCAATCTGTTTTACGGCCAGTACAAACGCACCCGCAGTTATTTCCAGAATTCCGACATGGCGGCAACCGGCTTGCCCTCTGAGGCAGAACTGGCACTGCTGGCGCCATTTCGCGAGCAACTGCCTGATCAAGTCTTCAAACAGGAGTATCAACCGCCGAAGAGCGATGGCTCCGGGCGTCCACGGGAGAACCTGAGAGCAGCGCAGCAGATGCTCAAACAAGCCGGCTACCAGTTCCGTGATGGCAACCTGTTCACCCCTGACGGCAGCCCGGTGAAGTTCGAAATCACCCTTGCTTCGCCGGCCTTCGAGCGTATCGTCCTGCCCTTCACCCGCAATCTCAAAGCGCTTGGCATCGATGCCAGGGTGGTCACCATTGACTCCGCCCAATACGTGGAACGGCTTCGCAATTTCGAATTCGACATGGTGGTGAACACCATGGGGCAGTCCAGCTCGCCGGGGAATGAGCAGAAAGAGTACTGGAGCTCCGAGGCGGCAGACAGCCCCAATAGCCGCAACCGCATTGGCATCAAGAATCCGGTGGTGGATGCCCTGGTAGACAGGATCATCGCCGCCCCGGACCGTGATTCACTGATCACTGCCTGCAAGGCCCTGGACCGGGTGTTGCAGTGGAACTACTACAGCGTATTGAACTGGTATACCGACACGCACCGTATCGCCTACCAGTCACGCCTCAGACATCCGGAGTTTGGCAAGTATGTCGGGCCGGGCACCTCACTGGATACCTGGTGGGACAGTAGCGCGAAATGA